A stretch of DNA from Streptomyces xanthii:
CTGTTCCTCGACAACCCGATCGGCCGGGCCAACGCGACGTACCTGCTGGAGCTCCAGCGCGCCGTGTCGGACGCGCTCGGGGTGCAACTGCTCTACACCACCGGCCTGTTCGACACGACGGCCCTCGCCGAGTTCCCCCTCGTCATCCGGCTGCGCAACGACGCGGACCTGAGGGCCGGGCTGAAGTACATCAGCGTGGAGGAGCATCTGCGTCCCGGACTGCCGCAGCAGGACCCGGAGGGCGAGACCGTGCACGGCGAGATCACGGCCACCCGCATGTACCGCAAGCCGGAGCCGCAGGCGGGCTGACCGCGCGGCCTGCCGACCGGATGACCGACCGGCAGGCCGGCGGCTCCGTCAGCTGGGCGTCAGGTGTGCTTCAGCCGGCCGCCGGCCCCGCCGTGTCCCCGTATGTTCTCGGGGGCGCGGCGGGCCGCACGACGGGCCCGGCGCCGCTCTCTGCGCAGCTGCCGGGCCGTGCTGGCGGGGGCGGAGACCACCCCGTTCCGCTGGTTCCACACCTGGCGGGTCACCCAGACGTCCAGGACGCCCCAGGTCGCGACGACGGTGCTGCCGACACTGCTGAGGACCATGGGGAACGCGAGCCACGAGTCGGCCAGGGTGCACAGCACGGCGATCACGGCCTGAATCAGCGTCAGCGCCACTATGAGCACGGCCCGCACGGCGGCCGTCCGCACCGGATCGGGCATGCGCCGCCTCGCCGCCGGCTCCTCGACCCACAGCTCCCTGCGCCCTGCCGTGCCCATCGCCACGTCACTCCCCACCACTTCCAGACGCCGCCCGAACCGATGGTGCGCATCGGCACTGCTGAGTGACTGCCCGGTTTGCTCCGATTCACGCCGCCTCGGCGGCCCCTGCCCCGCATCGCTCGTGATCTGTGCCGGTGACCCGCGCCCGTGATCCGTGTTCGCGATCTCTGAGTACGACGACCGACGCCCGTGAAAGATTCCCGAATCCGGACAACTGGCCGACTCCACAGGACAGGAGCGAAGGATTCCGGCCAACCGGCCGGACAAGCGGACGGATCTTGTTCGATCGGCCGTGGTCGATCACGGGCCGCAATCTCCCGCAATGCCCGGACAACTCCCGATGCCCCCAAGGCCGTTCGGCCGAACACCATCCGGACAGGTCTTCGAGATGGTGCCGAGGCAGTAGTAGGCTCGCGCCGTTTGTTGACGCACATGTGTGCCCCCTGACCGCGGGGGCGATCTTGGGGGAGGCCATGCGCTTTCGCGGGAAGTCGATCCGCCGGAAGATCGTGGCGTTGCTGCTGGTGCCGTTGTTGTCCCTGACCGCCGTCTGGGCCTTCGCCACCGTCATCACGGGCCGCGCCGCAGTACAGCTCGTCACGGCGGGGAAGATCACCGACTCGCTGGCGATCCCGCTGGTCGACACCAGCCGCTTCCTCCAGGACGAACGGCGCCAGACCCTCGTCTATCTCGCGGACCCGCGCGCCTCCGAGGCCCAGTCCGCGCTGCGCGCCAAGCGCACCGCCTCCGACGAGGCCCTGTCCGACTTCAAGGAGCGGGCCCGCGACGCCGGCGCCCGCGACGACCTGGACGACCGGACCCGGGCCACCCTCGACGCCGCGGTCGAAGGCTTCGAAGGCATCGAGTCCCTGCGCCGCAACGTCGACGAGGGCACCGTCACCCGCGTCCAGGCCCTCGACTTCTACACCCGGCTCATCGCGCCGACCTACGAGTTCCTGCTCGACCTCACCGCGCTCGACGACGCGGTCCTCGAGCGCGAGGGCCGCGCCCTCGCCGGCCTCGTCCGGGCCCGCGAACTCCTCTCCCAGGAAGACGCCCTGGTCGGCTCCGGGCTCGTAGCCCGCCGCCTGACCCGCCTCGAACTGCGCCAGGTCTCCGACCTCGCCGCCCAGCGCACCCTGCTCTACGACACCAGCCTCGCCCTCCTGCCCGGCGACGAGCGCGCCCGCTACGAGCGGTACTGGAAGAGCCCCGACACCGCCCCCCTGCGCACGGCCGAGAACGTGGTCGTGAAGGGCATGCCCGGCGTCCCGCGCGGAGTCACCGCACAGAGCTGGGACCAGGCCGCCGGCACCGTCCTCGGCGACCTCGTCGACCGCGACCAGGCCGCCGGCGACCGCTACCAGGAACGCGCCCGCCCCACCGTCCTGAAGATCTTCTTCCTCGCCGGCGTCGCCGGAGTCCTCGGCCTGCTCGCCCTGCTCTTCTCCCTGTTCCTGTCGGTCCGCATCGGCCGCAGCCTGGTGCGCGACCTGCGCCGCCTGCGCCAGGAGGCCCACGAGGCGTCCGGCGTCCGGCTCCCGAGCGTCATGCGCCGCCTCGCCACCGGCGAGGAGGTCGACATCGAGACCGAGGCCCCGCGCCTCGAGTACGACAAGGACGAGATCGGGCAGGTCGGCCAGGCCCTCAACACCCTCCAGCGGTCCGCCGTCGAGGCCGCCGTCAAGCAGGCCGAACTGCGCCGCGGCGTCTCCGAGGTCTTCGTCAACCTCGCCCGCCGCAGCCAGGTCCTGCTGCACAAGCAGCTCACCCTGCTCGACACCATGGAGCGCCGCACCGAGGACACCGACGAACTCGCCGACCTGTTCCGCCTCGACCACCTCACCACCCGCATGCGCCGCCACGCCGAGGGCCTCGTGATCCTCTCCGGCGCCGCCCCCTCCCGCCAGTGGCGCAAGCCCGTCCAGCTCATGGACATCGTTCGGGCCTCCGTCGCCGAGGTCGAGGACTACGAGCGCATCGAGGTCCGCCGGCTGCCCCGCATCGCCGTGACCGGACCGGCCGTCGCCGACGTCACCCACCTCGTCGCCGAACTCCTCGAGAACGCCACGGTGTTCTCCCCGCCGCACACCGCCGTCCAGGTCCTCGGCGAGCGCGTCGCCAACGGGTTCACGCTGGAGATCCACGACCGCGGCCTCGGCATCCCGCCCGACGCCCTGCTCGACGCCAACCTGCGGCTCGCCGAGACCCCCGAGTTCGAGCTCTCCGACACCGACCGGCTCGGCCTCTTCGTTGTCAGCCGCCTCGCCCAGCGGCAGAACGTCCGCGTCTCCCTCCAGCCCTCCCCGTACGGCGGCACGACGGCCGTCGTCTTCCTTCCCGACGCGCTGCTCACGGACGACGCCCCGGACACCGAGGGCGCCGGCTTCCGGCTCGACCGGCCCGACGCGGCGCGTCGCGCACAGAGCATGAAGCGCGGCGAGCGGACCGGCGGCCGCGACGGACTGCCCGGCCTGCCGCCCTCCGTGCTCGACGGCCCGGTGGAGCTCGAAGCCCCGCTGGCCACCTCCGACATGACGGACTTCCCCGGCGCCCTCGGCGACGAGGACAGCGAGCGCGGCGGCCTCTTCCGCCCGCGCCGCCCCGTCGCCGGACCGGCCGGCGAGCAGCACCAGAAGGCCGAGGAACCCGAGCGGGACCGGGCCGGGGACGGCGAGCGCGCGGACGCGCCCGGCGGACTGGTGGCACTGCCCCGCCGCCGCACGCCCAAGCTCGTCAGCTCGCACGGCCGTCCCGTCACGCACGACCGCCCCGGCGACCGGGACCGCGACCGCGCCGCCGAGCCGGGCGAGCGGCACGACCGTGACGGCGACCGGCGCCGCCCGGAGCCCCTGCGCGGCGGACCGGTCCGCGGCGCGGCCGAGCCGACCCCGCTCGGTGACCTGCCCCGCCGCAGGGCCCGCGCCGCCGAACCGGTCCGCGAGACCCCGGCCGCGACACCCGCACCGGCGCCCGACCCGCAGGGCCCGCAGGAGCAGACCTCCGGGGCGCTGCCGCGCCGCGTGCGCCAGGCCAGCCTGGCACCGCAGTTGAAGGACGGACCGGACCGGCGCGGCGACCGCGCCCCCGGCCGCGAGGAGACCGCCTCCGCCGATCCCGCCGACCGTGACGCCGACGAGGTGCGCAGCCGTATGGCCTCGCTCCAGCGCGGCTGGCGGCGGGGCCGGGCGGAGAACGCCGCGAGTGCCGGCTCCGACGGCACAGCACAGGGAACGACATCTGAGGGGGACGGTCGATGACCGCACCGAAGGCCGGCGCACCGACCACGAACGGTGGCTCGAGGGAGCTCAACTGGCTCCTCGACGACCTGGTCGAACGCGTCGCCGGCATCCGCAAGGCGCTCGTGCTCTCCGGGGACGGACTGCCCACCGGGGTCTCCAAGGACCTCGAACGGGAGGACAGCGAGCATCTCGCCGCCGTCGCCTCCGGCTTCCACAGCCTCGCCAAGGGCGTCGGACGCCACTTCGACGCGGGCGGTGTCCGGCAGACGGTCGTCGAGCTCGACGACGCCTTCCTGTTCGTCACCGCCGCCGGTGACGGCAGCTGCCTGGCCGTCCTGTCCGACTCGGACTCCGACGTCGGCCTCGTCGCGTACGAGATGACCCTGCTGGTCAAGCGGGTCGGCGCACATCTCGGGGCCGCGCCGCGCACGGATCTGCCCGGTGGGGGGTAACGGGTCCGTATGAGTGCAGACGGTCAGGGGACGCAGGAGACGCACCACTGGTTCGACGACGAGGCAGGGCCCGTGGTGCGCCCGTACGCCATGACACGCGGCCGCACCACCAGCGCGGCCCAGCATCGCCTCGACCTGATCGCGGTCGTCGTCGCGGAACCCCGCGCCGACGACCCGGCGACCGACCACACCCTGTCGCCCGAGCACGTCGAGATCGTCCATCTGTGCCGGGACCGGCCGCAGTCGGTGGCGGAACTCGCCGCCGAACTCGACCTCCCCATAGGCGTCGTCAGAGTGCTGATAGGCGACCTCGTCGGCGAGGAGCTGGTCCATGTGACCCGCCCCGTACCGCCGGCGGAGCTGCCCGACGAGAGCATTCTGCGCGACGTGATCAACGGCCTGCGCGCTCTGTGAACCACCCGCGGGCCCGGTGAAACACAACCCCGACAGGAGAGACACCCCATGATCTTCGGGCGTTCCGCGCGCGGCGCGGCCCCGGTCGAGCCCGTCACGCTCAAGATCCTGGTGGCCGGCGGCTTCGGCGTCGGCAAGACCACCCTCGTCGGCGCCGTCAGCGAGATCAGGCCGCTGCGCACCGAGGAACTGCTGAGCGAGGCGGGCCGGCCCGTCGACGACACCGCGGGTGTCGAGGGCAAGCACACCACCACCGTCGCGATGGACTTCGGGCGGATCACCCTGCGCGAGGACCTCGTCCTCTACCTCTTCGGCACGCCCGGCCAGGACCGCTTCTGGTTCCTGTGGGACGAGCTCGCCACCGGCGCGCTCGGCGCGGTCGTCCTCGCCGACACCCGCCGTCTGGAGGACTGCTTCGCCGCCGTCGACTACTTCGAACGGCGCGGCATCCCCTTTGTCGTCGGCGTCAACTGCTTCGAGGGCGCGGCCCGTTACCCGGCCGACACGGTGCGCCAGGCGCTCGACCTGGACCCGGGCGTCCCCGTGCTGCTGTGCGACGCGCGCGACAAGGAGTCCGTGAAGGACGTCCTGGTCGGCGTCGTCGAGCACGCCGCGGCGACAGCGGCCGGCCGCCGGAGCGCCGCGGCCGCCGTCCCCACGTAGACCCGCGCCCGGGCCTCGCGCCCTAGGGCGTGTCCTCCTCCAGCCAGCCGAAGCTCTTCTCCACCGCCTTGCGCCAGTTGTGGTACTCGCGGTCACGGGTCCGGGCGTCCATCGCGGGCGTCCACTCGACGTCCCGCTGCCAGTGCGCCTTGAGTTCGTCCAGGTCGTTCCACACGCCGGTCGCGAGCCCGGCCGCGTACGCCGCTCCCAGACAGGTCGTCTCGGAGACCCGCGGCCGGATCACCGGCACGTCCAGCACGTCCGCCTGGTGCTGCATCAGCAGATGGTTCTTCGTCATGCCGCCGTCGACCTTCAGCGTCGTGATCCGCACGCCCGAGTCCTGGTACATGGCGTCCACGACCTCACGGGTCTGCCAGCTCGTCGCCTCCAGGACCGCCCGCGCGAGGTGCGCCTTCGTCACGTACCGGGTCAGGCCCGTGACGACACCGCGCGCGTCCGAGCGCCAGTACGGGGCGAACAGGCCGGAGAACGCGGGCACGATGTACGCCCCGCCGTTGTCCTCCACGCTCGCCGCGAGCGTCTCGATCTCGTCGGCGCTGCGGATGATGCCGAGCTGGTCGCGGAACCACTGCACCAGCGCCCCGGTGATCGCGATCGACCCCTCCAGGCAGTAGACCGGCGCCTCCGAGCCGATCTTGTACCCCATCGTGGTGAGCAGCCCGTTCTTCGACGGCACCGGCCGGCTCCCGGTGTTGAGCAGCAGGAAACTGCCCGTGCCGTACGTGTTCTTGGCCGTCCCCGTGTCGTAGCAGGCCTGCCCGAACACGGCCGCCTGCTGGTCGCCGAGCGCGGACGCCACCGGCACGCCCGCGAGCTGCCCGACGGCCGTGCCGTACACCTCGGCGGAGGAGCGGATCTCGGGCAGGACCGCCTCGGGCACGTTCATCGCCGCGAGGATCGACGGGTCCCACTGGAGGGTCTCCAGGTTCATCAGCATGGTGCGCCCGGCGTTGGTGACGTCGGTGACGTGCACCCCGCCGTCCGTGCCGCCGGTCAGGTTCCAGATCAGCCAGGAGTCGATCGTGCCGAAGGCGATCTCGCCGCGCTCCGCCCGGGCCCGCAGCCCCGGCACCTGGTCGAGCAGCCAGGCCGCCTTGGGCCCGGAGAAGTAGCTGGCCAGCGGGAGGCCGGTCTGTTCGCGGAAGCGGTCCTGGCCGTCGGCGCCGCCCAGTTCGTTGCAGAGGGCCGAGGTCCGGGTGTCCTGCCAGACGATCGCGTTGTGCACGGGGCGGCCGGTGGCGCGGTCCCACAGCACCGTCGTCTCGCGCTGGTTGGTGATGCCGAGGGCGCTGAGCTGGTCGGCGCGCAGCCCGGCCCGGGCGAGGGCGCCGGCGACGACGGCCTGCACCTTGGACCAGATCTCGGTCGCGTCGTGCTCGACCCAGCCGGGCTTCGGGAAGATCTGACGGTGCTCGCGCTGGTCGACGGCGACGATCGCGCCGTCCTGGTCGAAGACGATGCAGCGGCTCGAGGTGGTGCCCTGGTCGATGGCGGCGACGTACTTCACGGGTTCTCCCTCCGGGCGTACGTGCTCGGAACTGCTCAGGACTGCTCAGAACGCGAGGTTGTAGACGACCCCGGACAGCGCTCCGCCGATCAGCGGGCCGACGACGGGGACGTACGCGTAACCCCAGTCGGACGTCCCCTTGTTGGGGATCGGCAGGAAGGTGTGGACGATGCGCGGGCCGAGGTCGCGGGCGGGGTTGATGGCGTAGCCCGTCGGCCCGCCGAGCGAGAGGCCGATGCCGACCACGAGGAGGGCCACGACGAGCGCCTGCGTGCCCGACTCGCCGAGCCCCTTGGTCAGGCCGAACGCGAGGATCGGCAGCACGAGGCCCATCGTGGCGATGATCTCGGTGAGGAGGTTCGCGACGGGGTTTCGGATCTCGGGGATCGTGGAGAAGATGCCGAGCGTGGGCGTCGGCCCGTCGGGCTCCTTGTCGGTGTGCACATTGGCGTTGAACTGGGCGAGGTAGACGAGGTACGCGAGGACGGCGCCCAGCATCGCGCCGACCATCTGGCCGAGGACGTAGACCCAGACCTTGTCCCACTTGCCGGTGTCGATGGCGATGCCGAGCGTCACGGCCGGATTGAGATGGCCGCCGGACAGCGGCGCCGCGGTGTACGCCCCGGCGAGGACGGCGAAGCCCCAGCCGAACGCGATCACGATCCACCCCGAGGCCTTCGCCTTGGAGTGCTTGAGGGTGACGGCGGCGCAGACGCCCGCGCCGAACAGGATCAGGATTCCGGTGCCGATGACCTCACCGAGGAAGATGTCTCCGTTGCTCATGGCGGCTCCTAGGCCCTCACCCGGGGCGGGCGGTCGCGCCCCGGTCCTCCGTGCAGGGCGCAGTCGGGATCACACCGGGGGAGCGGGCCCCGCGGGACAGAAGAGGGGGCCGTGACGCGGCGGAGCCGACTGACACCGGGAAGTGTTCACCGGGGCCAGGGGAGCGTCAAGGTCGCCGACCGCACGGGATGCGCGAGGTGCGGCGGGGGACCGGGCAGAGGGTCGGGTGCGGGTGCTTCTACGGTGAAGTGGCGTGCCCGGTACGGGATTTGGCGCGGGCCCTCGCCGGATCGGCAGGGGCCCGCGCCTTTCCCTCAGGAGGCCGGGCTCACCTCAGGAGCCGGGGCTGCTCGCCTCAGGAGCCGGGGCTCGCCTCGGGCTCCGGGGCTCCGCTCAGCTGCCGGGGCTCGCCTCGGGTGCGGGCGCCTGCTTCAGGTGCCGCGCGAAGAACCGGGCCGCATCCTCCCCGGCGGACTGCGGGACGCCGGTGTG
This window harbors:
- a CDS encoding GTP-binding protein, which encodes MIFGRSARGAAPVEPVTLKILVAGGFGVGKTTLVGAVSEIRPLRTEELLSEAGRPVDDTAGVEGKHTTTVAMDFGRITLREDLVLYLFGTPGQDRFWFLWDELATGALGAVVLADTRRLEDCFAAVDYFERRGIPFVVGVNCFEGAARYPADTVRQALDLDPGVPVLLCDARDKESVKDVLVGVVEHAAATAAGRRSAAAAVPT
- a CDS encoding roadblock/LC7 domain-containing protein, with the translated sequence MTAPKAGAPTTNGGSRELNWLLDDLVERVAGIRKALVLSGDGLPTGVSKDLEREDSEHLAAVASGFHSLAKGVGRHFDAGGVRQTVVELDDAFLFVTAAGDGSCLAVLSDSDSDVGLVAYEMTLLVKRVGAHLGAAPRTDLPGGG
- the glpK gene encoding glycerol kinase GlpK translates to MKYVAAIDQGTTSSRCIVFDQDGAIVAVDQREHRQIFPKPGWVEHDATEIWSKVQAVVAGALARAGLRADQLSALGITNQRETTVLWDRATGRPVHNAIVWQDTRTSALCNELGGADGQDRFREQTGLPLASYFSGPKAAWLLDQVPGLRARAERGEIAFGTIDSWLIWNLTGGTDGGVHVTDVTNAGRTMLMNLETLQWDPSILAAMNVPEAVLPEIRSSAEVYGTAVGQLAGVPVASALGDQQAAVFGQACYDTGTAKNTYGTGSFLLLNTGSRPVPSKNGLLTTMGYKIGSEAPVYCLEGSIAITGALVQWFRDQLGIIRSADEIETLAASVEDNGGAYIVPAFSGLFAPYWRSDARGVVTGLTRYVTKAHLARAVLEATSWQTREVVDAMYQDSGVRITTLKVDGGMTKNHLLMQHQADVLDVPVIRPRVSETTCLGAAYAAGLATGVWNDLDELKAHWQRDVEWTPAMDARTRDREYHNWRKAVEKSFGWLEEDTP
- a CDS encoding DUF742 domain-containing protein codes for the protein MSADGQGTQETHHWFDDEAGPVVRPYAMTRGRTTSAAQHRLDLIAVVVAEPRADDPATDHTLSPEHVEIVHLCRDRPQSVAELAAELDLPIGVVRVLIGDLVGEELVHVTRPVPPAELPDESILRDVINGLRAL
- a CDS encoding sensor histidine kinase, translating into MRFRGKSIRRKIVALLLVPLLSLTAVWAFATVITGRAAVQLVTAGKITDSLAIPLVDTSRFLQDERRQTLVYLADPRASEAQSALRAKRTASDEALSDFKERARDAGARDDLDDRTRATLDAAVEGFEGIESLRRNVDEGTVTRVQALDFYTRLIAPTYEFLLDLTALDDAVLEREGRALAGLVRARELLSQEDALVGSGLVARRLTRLELRQVSDLAAQRTLLYDTSLALLPGDERARYERYWKSPDTAPLRTAENVVVKGMPGVPRGVTAQSWDQAAGTVLGDLVDRDQAAGDRYQERARPTVLKIFFLAGVAGVLGLLALLFSLFLSVRIGRSLVRDLRRLRQEAHEASGVRLPSVMRRLATGEEVDIETEAPRLEYDKDEIGQVGQALNTLQRSAVEAAVKQAELRRGVSEVFVNLARRSQVLLHKQLTLLDTMERRTEDTDELADLFRLDHLTTRMRRHAEGLVILSGAAPSRQWRKPVQLMDIVRASVAEVEDYERIEVRRLPRIAVTGPAVADVTHLVAELLENATVFSPPHTAVQVLGERVANGFTLEIHDRGLGIPPDALLDANLRLAETPEFELSDTDRLGLFVVSRLAQRQNVRVSLQPSPYGGTTAVVFLPDALLTDDAPDTEGAGFRLDRPDAARRAQSMKRGERTGGRDGLPGLPPSVLDGPVELEAPLATSDMTDFPGALGDEDSERGGLFRPRRPVAGPAGEQHQKAEEPERDRAGDGERADAPGGLVALPRRRTPKLVSSHGRPVTHDRPGDRDRDRAAEPGERHDRDGDRRRPEPLRGGPVRGAAEPTPLGDLPRRRARAAEPVRETPAATPAPAPDPQGPQEQTSGALPRRVRQASLAPQLKDGPDRRGDRAPGREETASADPADRDADEVRSRMASLQRGWRRGRAENAASAGSDGTAQGTTSEGDGR
- a CDS encoding MIP/aquaporin family protein, encoding MSNGDIFLGEVIGTGILILFGAGVCAAVTLKHSKAKASGWIVIAFGWGFAVLAGAYTAAPLSGGHLNPAVTLGIAIDTGKWDKVWVYVLGQMVGAMLGAVLAYLVYLAQFNANVHTDKEPDGPTPTLGIFSTIPEIRNPVANLLTEIIATMGLVLPILAFGLTKGLGESGTQALVVALLVVGIGLSLGGPTGYAINPARDLGPRIVHTFLPIPNKGTSDWGYAYVPVVGPLIGGALSGVVYNLAF